The nucleotide sequence CGGGTCGCCAAAGGCCAGCTTCAGACCAAAGGAATTTTGCAAGACCACTTCAGTCTCTGACGGTTTTTCGAAAGTATAATCAATGGCGGTGGCTTCTTCCCAGATACGGATGCTTTCTGGCGGACGGCGGAACCATGGGTTCCCCTTCACGAAGCTGCCATTTTCAATATCAAAGCTAGGCCCCTGATCCGGAATATAAATGGGTGAAGCAAACAACAACAGTGTGTAATACGGCTTATCAACCTGCCAGAATATTCCGGTCAGACCCTGGCTTTCGGCGTTCAATGGATTCCACTTGAATAAAGGTTCCCACACACCCAGATCCCAGCGGGCATCCAGCTCATTCCACAGCATTTTTTTGCGACCCATATAGAAATTCTCAGTTTCACTGAGTCGCGTTTCCAGATAGAACTCGGAAATATTCAGGTAATTCAACAACGGAGCACCGATTGCCACCCCACCAGAAACGTCCATTTTAAATGGCGCTTCGCTAAAGGTGTCGCTTTTTAACTGGGCTCCAACAAACTGATAATTGGTCTTTTCCGCGGCCTCAAAGGTCGGGCTGATGAAAGAATCCGAGAATAAACGCATCTCGGTCTGCACCTGCGCAGACGCAAAAAACGGGGTCAAAACCAGCAGCATGAACCCGATTAAAGATGTGTTAAGGGTCCCCAAAACGGGGACTTGTTTGAAAGCCATGGGCCTCCCATCAATGAGCTTTACTTCAATGCCCATGCCCGGCCAGAACGCCTATAGGCGAATACCCTTTCCACCTTTTAAACAAGTGACCTTTTTCGGCGCCTTTGATAGATTAGTCCCATGTTGGTACGGGACCCTAATAGTGCTAAATTTTTAATCATTCGCTTTTCCAGCTTTGGAGATGTCGTTCAGACTTTGAGCGTTCCTTCGGCTATCAAAGAAACCTATCCGAATGCAGAGATCCACTGGGTCACTCGCAAGGACATGGCCCCTTTGCTAAAAAATCATCCCAACATCCAACGCATTTGGGAGTTTGACCGCAAGGCGGGCTTGTCAGGCCTGATCAAACTGTGCCTGCAAATGCGCAAGGAAGGCTTCACGCACATTTACGACGCTCACAACAACATGCGCTCACGCGTGATTTCCTGGATTTTGCGTCCCCTGGGAATCCTGGGCGTGGGTCCGAAATTCATCCGCCGTTCGATCCGTCGCTGGAAGCGTCTGCTGCTGTTTAAATTCCGCATCAACACTTTCGAAATGCCCTTCAATGGCCAGCGCGATTTGCTGGAACCACTTCAACCCTGGGGCATTTCTCGCAAAGCTCCGGCGGCTCCGCAAATCTTCCCCAGCGAAGAAAGTTTTCAAAAAGCGCGCGAGGTTCTGGGGCACTATGCCGGTTCCGTCGCATTAGCTCCGTCAGCGGCGTTTTTTTTAAAACGCTGGCCGAAAGAATACTGGCAGGAACTGATTCTGCTCTGCCCGGATCAGCGCTTTGTTCTGTTGGGAGGACCGGAAGATTCCTTTATCGAGGACATCAAAGCCGCCGCCCCGGAAAGAGTTTTGAATCTGGCCGGCAAATGCTCTTTGCAAGTCAGCTCCAGCGTTGTGGGCTTGTCTGCCGCGCTGATCAGTAACGACACAGGTCTTTTGCACGTGGCCGAACAACTGGGTCAAAAGACCATTGCGCTGATGGGCCCGGCTCCGTTTGGATTCCCGTCACGTCCATCCACCAAGATTCTTGAAATTGAACTGAAGTGCCGTCCATGCAGCAAGCACGGTCAGGGCCCTTGCGTGAATAAATTCAAATATCACCAGTGTCTGGTCGACATCACACCACAACAAGTGGCGATGGAACTAAAACAACTGCTGCAGCGGAACCAGCCATGAGCGTTTTGATTTTCTATTTCTATAAGTTCGCCATCGTGCCTCTGGCTTATTTGCTGTTACAGCTTTTGCGCCCGTTCCTGCAGGGTAAACTGCGCGAGATGATCGAGGACAAGAACAAAGGCTTTTACAAAATCAAGATCAGCGGCAATGAAGCTGAAATTGCGAAACATCGCCCTTTCTGGATTCACGCAGCCAGTGGCGAAATCGAATACGCCCGCCCGGTGATCCGTGAACTCAAGAAACAGCATCCCAACATTCCGGTGCTGGTGACGTATTCTTCCCCGTCAGCAAAAAAGATTCTGGAAAGCCTGCACGACGTTGACGTATGGTGCGCACTTCCGTGGGATCTGGATTTCCAGATGCAGGACTTTATCAAACGCTGGAACCCGCGCGTTTTGCTTTTCTCGCGCACGGACGTGTGGCCCGTACTGGTTTCTGTGACTCACAAAATGGGTATTCCATCGGCGCTGTTTTCGGCGACCTTTGCGGATAACTCTTCCCGCCTGAAAGGGATCACCCGTTATCTGACCCGTTATTCTTTGAATCATCTATCCGAAATTCACTGTGTGTCGGCTGAAGACATTCAGAATCTGGATACGCTGGGCCTGAAAGTCCCGATGCTGGTCAGCGGCGACACA is from Bdellovibrio bacteriovorus str. Tiberius and encodes:
- a CDS encoding glycosyltransferase family 9 protein; amino-acid sequence: MSVPSAIKETYPNAEIHWVTRKDMAPLLKNHPNIQRIWEFDRKAGLSGLIKLCLQMRKEGFTHIYDAHNNMRSRVISWILRPLGILGVGPKFIRRSIRRWKRLLLFKFRINTFEMPFNGQRDLLEPLQPWGISRKAPAAPQIFPSEESFQKAREVLGHYAGSVALAPSAAFFLKRWPKEYWQELILLCPDQRFVLLGGPEDSFIEDIKAAAPERVLNLAGKCSLQVSSSVVGLSAALISNDTGLLHVAEQLGQKTIALMGPAPFGFPSRPSTKILEIELKCRPCSKHGQGPCVNKFKYHQCLVDITPQQVAMELKQLLQRNQP